Proteins from a single region of Segatella copri:
- a CDS encoding DUF4491 family protein — protein sequence MEVYYTGVIIAVSTFLIIGIFHPIVMKTEYYTGTRYWWVFLVAGIICIGAAFLVANVLFSAILGVVGASCLWSIGELFEQRQRCEKGWFPKNPKRIGKGYYRDEAKSKHESV from the coding sequence ATGGAAGTATATTACACAGGCGTCATCATCGCCGTATCCACCTTTTTAATAATAGGTATCTTTCACCCTATCGTCATGAAGACGGAATATTATACGGGCACCCGCTATTGGTGGGTTTTCCTCGTTGCGGGTATCATCTGCATAGGAGCTGCCTTCTTGGTTGCCAACGTGCTCTTCTCTGCCATTCTGGGCGTAGTAGGTGCTTCATGCCTTTGGAGCATCGGTGAACTCTTCGAACAGAGACAACGCTGCGAGAAAGGCTGGTTCCCGAAGAATCCGAAAAGAATAGGAAAAGGATATTACAGGGACGAAGCGAAGAGTAAACATGAAAGTGTATAG
- the rlmH gene encoding 23S rRNA (pseudouridine(1915)-N(3))-methyltransferase RlmH encodes MKTELILVGKTVNKHFIAGIKDYAERITHYMPFNITTIPELKNTKSLSEQQQKEREGELILKLLQPSDTVVLMDEHGQEFRSIEFAKWIERKQATARRLVFVIGGPYGFSQSVYDRANEKISLSKMTFSHQMVRLIFTEALYRACTIIKGEPYHHE; translated from the coding sequence ATGAAGACAGAACTCATTCTGGTCGGAAAGACCGTAAACAAGCATTTCATTGCGGGCATCAAGGATTATGCCGAGCGCATCACTCATTACATGCCTTTCAACATAACAACCATTCCTGAGCTCAAGAACACCAAGAGTCTCAGCGAACAGCAGCAGAAGGAACGGGAAGGAGAACTGATTCTGAAACTCCTCCAGCCTTCGGATACCGTGGTGCTGATGGATGAACATGGACAGGAATTCCGAAGCATCGAATTTGCCAAATGGATAGAGCGCAAGCAGGCTACTGCCCGCAGGCTCGTCTTTGTCATCGGCGGACCTTACGGCTTTTCACAGTCTGTCTACGACCGCGCCAACGAGAAGATCTCCCTCTCCAAGATGACCTTCTCGCATCAGATGGTGCGCCTTATCTTTACCGAGGCGCTCTATCGCGCATGTACTATTATAAAAGGTGAGCCTTACCACCATGAATAA
- the uvrA gene encoding excinuclease ABC subunit UvrA, whose product MPKDKYIEIKGARANNLKNIDVKIPQGKFVAITGVSGSGKSSLAFDTLYAEGQRRYVESLSSYARQFLGRMSKPECDFIKGLPPAIAIEQKVISRNPRSTVGTNTEIYEYLRLLYARIGKTYSPISGQEVKRHTTEDVLACTRQYSKGTRFVILAPIHVIEGRSLGKQLEMYNQEGYARIYIKGEFVRIEDFMEQADKDLLEVSGDKLRKRMQQKDEEIFLVIDRASVSDEKDDISRLMDSAETAFYEGDGACRLVFLPSNICYDFSTRFEADGMQFEEPTDNMFAFNSPLGACPTCEGFGSIIGIDEKLVIPNTSMSVYDGCVVCWRGEKMGMWLKEFIRRAAEYDFPIFKPYFELTQQQKDWLWHGLPGEKKRKQQERVSIDEFFRMVKENQYKIQYRVMLSRFRGKTICPDCHGTRLKKEANYVKIGGKSITELVEMSIVNLSEWFKKLELSEHEKEISKRLLTEITHRLQFLLNVGLGYLTLNRISNTLSGGESQRINLTTNLGSSLVGSVYILDEPSIGLHSRDTARLIKVLKELQQLGNTVVVVEHDEEIMRAADYLIDIGPDAGRLGGRVVYAGPSSEYSTTDKAEQEKLLAEYPESYTIKYLTHNEEIKAPTSHRAWNQYIEIKGARMNNLRGIDVKIPLNVFTCVTGVSGSGKSSLIKGILYPAMRRRLDLVADAPGEYASMEGDWKSISHVEFVDQNPIGKSTRSNPATYLKAYDAIRALFANQPLAKQMGFTPQYFSFNTEGGRCEECKGAGYVTIEMQFMADLTLTCEACKGKRFKHDILEVRYGGKDVNDVLNMTVNEAIEFFSDEKLQRNEGDFDNCRIIVNRLKPLQDVGLGYIKLGQNSSSLSGGENQRVKLAFFIGKEEQEPTFFIFDEPTTGLHFHDIKRLLHAFNALIERGHSLVVIEHNLDVIKCADYIIDLGPEGGDKGGNLVVAGTPEEVAACKASLTGKFLR is encoded by the coding sequence ATGCCAAAAGATAAATATATAGAAATAAAAGGGGCAAGAGCCAACAACCTCAAGAATATCGATGTGAAGATACCTCAGGGCAAGTTTGTTGCCATTACGGGTGTCTCCGGATCGGGAAAATCATCGTTGGCTTTTGATACCTTATATGCTGAGGGCCAGCGCCGCTATGTGGAGTCGCTCTCTTCGTACGCACGCCAGTTTCTGGGACGTATGAGCAAACCGGAATGTGATTTCATCAAGGGATTGCCACCTGCCATCGCCATCGAACAGAAAGTGATTTCGCGCAACCCACGCTCTACCGTGGGCACAAACACCGAAATCTACGAATACCTGCGACTGCTCTACGCACGCATCGGAAAAACCTATTCGCCTATCAGCGGACAGGAGGTGAAACGCCATACTACCGAAGATGTACTCGCCTGTACCCGACAGTATTCCAAGGGCACCAGGTTTGTCATCCTCGCCCCTATCCACGTCATCGAAGGGCGCAGTCTGGGCAAACAGCTGGAGATGTACAACCAGGAAGGTTACGCGCGTATATATATAAAAGGTGAATTCGTACGCATCGAAGACTTCATGGAGCAGGCTGACAAGGATCTGCTGGAAGTAAGCGGCGACAAACTGAGAAAGAGAATGCAGCAGAAGGATGAAGAAATCTTCCTGGTCATCGACCGTGCTTCGGTAAGCGATGAGAAGGATGACATCAGCCGACTGATGGATTCTGCCGAAACTGCCTTCTATGAGGGCGATGGAGCCTGCCGCCTCGTTTTCCTGCCAAGCAACATCTGCTACGACTTCTCTACCCGGTTCGAAGCTGACGGCATGCAGTTTGAAGAGCCTACCGACAACATGTTTGCCTTCAATTCTCCTCTCGGAGCCTGCCCTACCTGCGAAGGTTTTGGCAGCATAATAGGCATCGACGAGAAACTCGTCATCCCGAACACTTCGATGAGCGTATATGACGGATGTGTGGTTTGCTGGCGAGGCGAAAAGATGGGTATGTGGCTCAAGGAGTTCATACGCAGAGCTGCAGAATACGACTTCCCTATCTTCAAGCCTTATTTCGAACTGACTCAGCAGCAGAAGGACTGGCTGTGGCACGGTCTGCCTGGCGAGAAGAAACGTAAACAGCAGGAAAGGGTGAGCATCGATGAGTTCTTCAGAATGGTAAAGGAGAACCAGTACAAGATACAATACCGCGTGATGCTGAGCCGATTCCGTGGAAAGACGATTTGTCCTGACTGCCATGGTACCCGACTCAAGAAGGAAGCCAACTATGTAAAGATTGGCGGAAAGAGCATCACCGAACTGGTTGAGATGTCGATTGTAAACCTTAGCGAATGGTTCAAGAAGCTGGAACTCTCTGAGCATGAGAAGGAAATCAGCAAGCGTCTGCTCACCGAAATCACCCACCGCCTGCAGTTCCTCCTGAATGTTGGTCTGGGTTATCTTACGCTCAACCGAATCTCCAACACCCTCTCCGGCGGTGAGAGTCAGCGCATCAACCTGACCACCAACCTGGGCTCATCGCTCGTAGGTAGCGTATATATCCTCGATGAACCTAGTATCGGACTCCATAGCCGCGATACCGCCCGACTGATTAAGGTGCTGAAAGAACTGCAGCAACTGGGCAATACGGTGGTTGTGGTAGAACACGACGAAGAGATTATGCGGGCTGCCGACTATCTCATCGATATCGGTCCAGATGCCGGCAGACTGGGCGGAAGAGTGGTCTACGCCGGTCCGTCATCAGAATATTCAACCACCGATAAGGCTGAACAGGAAAAGCTGCTGGCTGAATATCCGGAGAGTTATACCATCAAGTACCTGACCCACAACGAGGAGATAAAGGCGCCAACGAGCCACCGTGCCTGGAACCAGTATATCGAAATCAAAGGAGCCCGGATGAACAATCTGCGCGGCATTGATGTTAAGATACCGCTCAACGTATTCACCTGCGTAACCGGCGTATCAGGCTCAGGCAAGAGTTCGCTCATCAAGGGAATCCTCTATCCTGCCATGCGTCGCCGTCTGGACCTCGTAGCAGATGCACCAGGCGAATATGCATCGATGGAAGGCGACTGGAAGAGCATCAGTCATGTAGAGTTTGTTGACCAGAACCCTATCGGAAAGAGTACCCGCAGCAACCCTGCCACTTATCTGAAGGCATACGATGCGATACGTGCCCTCTTTGCCAACCAGCCACTGGCTAAGCAGATGGGATTCACGCCCCAGTACTTCTCTTTCAATACTGAAGGCGGAAGATGCGAGGAATGTAAGGGTGCGGGATATGTTACCATCGAGATGCAGTTTATGGCAGACCTCACGCTGACCTGCGAGGCTTGTAAGGGCAAGCGGTTCAAGCACGATATCCTGGAGGTTCGCTATGGCGGAAAAGACGTCAATGATGTGCTGAACATGACGGTAAATGAGGCCATTGAGTTCTTCAGCGATGAAAAGTTGCAGCGCAACGAGGGCGACTTTGACAACTGCCGCATCATCGTAAACCGCCTGAAGCCGCTTCAGGATGTGGGTCTGGGTTATATCAAGCTCGGTCAGAATTCAAGTTCGCTTTCGGGTGGTGAGAATCAGCGTGTAAAGCTCGCCTTCTTCATAGGTAAGGAGGAACAGGAGCCTACGTTCTTCATCTTCGACGAGCCTACCACGGGTCTTCACTTCCACGACATCAAGCGCCTGCTCCATGCCTTCAATGCCCTGATAGAAAGGGGCCATTCGCTGGTAGTGATTGAGCACAATCTGGATGTCATCAAGTGTGCCGACTATATCATCGACCTCGGTCCTGAAGGCGGCGACAAAGGCGGCAATCTTGTTGTAGCCGGAACTCCGGAAGAAGTAGCTGCCTGCAAGGCAAGCCTTACCGGAAAGTTCTTGCGTTAA
- a CDS encoding DDE-type integrase/transposase/recombinase, whose protein sequence is MGHGRQTSTSYIVSDMTVIKYSWFFFELTMYFDVFTKEILTWHVAERRGHRDQYIDGLNDVINLLKGTDEPTVLHTDQGSVYASLAYNELIKDTLIVRSMSRAGKPTDNPVNESLNGWIKEELFIDFKIETCNSREEFEEALDAYVDYYNEKNKE, encoded by the coding sequence GTGGGACACGGTAGACAGACCTCGACAAGTTATATCGTCTCTGACATGACAGTCATCAAATACTCTTGGTTCTTCTTTGAGTTGACCATGTATTTCGATGTCTTTACGAAAGAAATCCTAACGTGGCATGTGGCTGAGAGACGTGGACATAGAGACCAGTACATTGATGGGCTAAATGATGTCATCAACCTGTTGAAGGGCACAGATGAGCCAACTGTTCTTCATACGGACCAAGGTAGCGTATATGCTTCGCTCGCCTATAATGAGCTGATAAAGGACACGTTGATTGTGAGGTCTATGTCCAGGGCAGGAAAGCCTACAGACAACCCTGTGAACGAATCCCTGAACGGATGGATAAAAGAGGAATTGTTCATAGACTTCAAGATTGAGACATGTAATTCAAGAGAGGAATTCGAGGAGGCCTTGGACGCATACGTGGATTATTACAATGAGAAAAATAAAGAATAA
- a CDS encoding ATP-binding protein has product MERFIMQDLIAWKNREDRKPLILLGARQVGKTYILKEFGQREFENVAYINCDNNAMAKDLFASDYNIDRILLTIGAITGVNIEAGKTLIIMDEIQELYRGLASLKYFCENAREYHVAVAGSLLGLSLHQGESYPVGKVNTLEMYPMTFEEFLWARGFKQRMDLLQHGMWDVVKSLRTLYIQHLREYYLVGGMPEAVNKFIETNDANAVREVQEEIIRAYEKDISKHAPKEQVVRINQVLNSIPSQLAKENKKFIYGIVKQGARAKDYELAIQWLIDAGLVYKISRVKTLGLPLKIHEDISAFKLYLLDCGLLGAMSKTPPALLLLPSNDNTGKGDFTENFVCCQLESLHQIPIYYYSKENSQLELDFVIQVGMQVIPVEVKAEENLQSKSLKMTIAKNPGMKGLRFSMSDYREQDDITNVPLYGARGYLETYN; this is encoded by the coding sequence ATGGAAAGATTTATCATGCAAGACCTCATTGCTTGGAAAAACAGAGAGGATAGAAAACCCCTTATTCTGTTGGGAGCAAGACAAGTTGGCAAAACTTATATCTTGAAGGAATTTGGGCAACGTGAGTTTGAAAATGTGGCCTACATTAACTGTGACAACAATGCCATGGCTAAGGATTTGTTTGCTTCAGACTATAATATAGATCGCATCCTTCTCACCATCGGAGCTATTACTGGTGTTAATATAGAAGCCGGCAAGACCCTCATCATTATGGATGAAATACAGGAGTTGTATCGTGGACTTGCCTCGTTGAAGTATTTCTGTGAAAATGCACGGGAGTATCATGTGGCAGTAGCCGGTTCCCTTCTCGGCTTGTCTCTTCATCAGGGAGAATCCTATCCTGTGGGAAAGGTTAACACCCTGGAAATGTATCCGATGACATTCGAGGAGTTTCTGTGGGCACGTGGTTTCAAGCAGCGTATGGATCTGCTGCAGCATGGAATGTGGGATGTGGTAAAATCGCTCAGAACACTCTATATTCAGCATCTTCGTGAATATTACCTTGTTGGCGGTATGCCCGAAGCCGTAAATAAGTTCATAGAAACCAATGATGCAAATGCCGTAAGGGAAGTACAGGAGGAAATTATTCGGGCCTACGAAAAAGACATTTCCAAGCATGCACCAAAAGAGCAGGTAGTAAGAATCAACCAGGTATTGAACTCCATCCCTTCCCAACTAGCCAAAGAGAATAAAAAGTTCATCTATGGTATTGTAAAACAAGGTGCCAGAGCCAAGGATTATGAGTTGGCAATCCAATGGCTCATAGATGCAGGACTGGTATATAAAATCAGTAGGGTGAAGACTTTGGGGCTTCCTCTGAAGATTCATGAGGATATCAGTGCCTTCAAATTGTATCTCTTGGATTGTGGACTGCTGGGGGCTATGAGTAAAACTCCGCCAGCCTTGCTTCTGCTTCCTAGTAATGACAATACCGGGAAAGGTGATTTTACGGAAAACTTCGTTTGCTGCCAGCTGGAATCGCTGCACCAGATTCCTATATATTATTATAGTAAGGAAAACAGCCAGTTGGAACTTGACTTTGTTATTCAGGTAGGAATGCAGGTCATACCGGTAGAAGTAAAGGCAGAGGAGAATCTTCAGTCAAAGTCTTTGAAAATGACTATTGCCAAAAATCCCGGCATGAAAGGCCTGCGCTTTTCGATGAGCGACTATCGGGAACAGGACGATATTACCAATGTACCATTATATGGTGCAAGAGGATATTTGGAAACATACAACTGA
- a CDS encoding VapE domain-containing protein, with protein MNITTFSNMASKIPSPGQLEGLVTFMKEDEKLRFFTESYRKTGNKSYKHDAPLFAVACIFEGGKGKDNIRSLTHLSLVDFDHITEKPDDGTLRSLKERICHDAHTLLCYVTMSGNGLRVIYRYEGDDYPAAFAMGNDYYAHLIGKESDPLCKNITRLSGLAYDPEVYFNPEATAFSAEEISHFHSATLKTAQKKKKQERIADYYEQIVKPKLENEKIRYEPGNHNQYVMRVGYMMAKKRYDRKEATQWAIRQFPEYDDVEQVFKSCYDNTTHPQKAKAETGKIPYATVDEIKDFLDGHIKLRFNLITLRYEYLKGKWRILQDRDLNTQWSNMSLTARVSKSDMINVIESDYTPPYNPFTDYLENLPPWQEGDKDYIAELAATVKMKGDPVMPFCEALRKWLVAMIAGWIDEGAVNNVILVFIGRQGAYKTTWFNYLLPPELKQYFYTKANARRMTKDDIIALSQYALICYEELDTMSPSELNQLKAVVTMQYTNERAAYGHYAEQRKHINTFCGTGNNPEFLSDPTGNRRWLPYEIESILSPREHPFNYEGIYAQAYALYKSDFRYWFTDEEIEKQNRHNRAFEAPRLEQELVDLYFRKPTEAETGEFVSIARAMQIISCNISQKLSSTKLGRAFNDLGFEKMRTTYNRGYRAIIRTAEEIKAYQVSLCINSQHSDDDAPF; from the coding sequence ATGAACATAACAACATTCAGCAACATGGCCAGCAAGATTCCTTCACCTGGCCAGTTGGAAGGCCTGGTAACCTTCATGAAGGAAGATGAGAAACTCAGGTTTTTCACCGAGTCTTACCGGAAAACAGGGAATAAGTCGTACAAGCACGATGCACCCCTCTTCGCCGTAGCCTGCATCTTCGAAGGCGGAAAAGGCAAGGACAACATCCGGAGCCTCACACATCTGTCACTGGTCGACTTCGACCACATCACAGAAAAACCGGATGACGGCACCCTGCGCTCGCTCAAAGAGAGAATCTGCCACGATGCCCACACCCTGCTCTGCTACGTTACCATGAGCGGCAACGGACTGCGCGTCATCTACCGCTACGAAGGCGATGATTATCCCGCCGCCTTCGCCATGGGAAACGACTACTACGCGCATCTCATCGGCAAGGAAAGCGATCCGCTCTGCAAGAACATCACAAGGCTCAGCGGACTCGCCTACGACCCCGAAGTCTATTTCAATCCTGAAGCCACAGCCTTCAGCGCCGAGGAAATCAGCCATTTCCATTCCGCTACGCTCAAGACCGCACAGAAGAAAAAGAAACAGGAACGCATCGCCGACTACTACGAGCAGATTGTCAAACCCAAGCTGGAAAACGAAAAAATCAGGTACGAACCCGGCAACCACAACCAGTATGTGATGCGGGTGGGCTACATGATGGCAAAGAAACGGTACGACAGGAAAGAAGCCACCCAGTGGGCTATCAGGCAGTTTCCCGAATACGACGACGTAGAACAGGTATTCAAATCGTGCTACGACAACACCACTCACCCACAGAAGGCGAAGGCAGAAACCGGAAAGATTCCCTATGCCACCGTAGATGAAATCAAAGACTTCCTCGACGGACATATCAAACTCCGCTTCAACCTCATCACCCTGCGCTACGAGTATCTGAAGGGGAAATGGCGAATCCTCCAGGACCGCGATCTGAATACGCAATGGAGCAACATGTCGCTAACCGCAAGGGTGAGCAAGAGCGACATGATCAATGTCATCGAGAGCGACTATACCCCGCCCTACAATCCCTTCACCGATTATCTGGAGAATCTCCCACCCTGGCAGGAAGGCGACAAGGACTATATTGCCGAACTCGCTGCCACGGTAAAGATGAAGGGAGACCCCGTGATGCCCTTCTGTGAAGCCCTCAGGAAATGGCTCGTGGCGATGATAGCAGGATGGATAGACGAAGGTGCCGTCAACAATGTCATCCTGGTGTTCATCGGCAGACAGGGCGCCTACAAGACCACCTGGTTCAACTATCTCCTGCCGCCTGAACTGAAGCAATACTTCTATACGAAGGCGAATGCCAGGCGCATGACGAAGGATGATATCATCGCCCTTTCGCAGTATGCACTCATCTGTTATGAAGAGCTCGACACGATGAGTCCGTCGGAACTGAACCAGCTGAAGGCTGTGGTAACGATGCAGTATACCAACGAAAGGGCGGCATACGGCCATTATGCCGAGCAGCGCAAACATATCAACACCTTCTGCGGCACGGGCAACAATCCCGAGTTTTTGAGCGACCCTACCGGTAACCGTCGCTGGCTGCCCTACGAGATAGAGAGCATCCTCTCACCCCGTGAGCATCCGTTCAATTACGAAGGCATCTACGCCCAGGCTTACGCCCTCTACAAGAGTGATTTCCGCTATTGGTTCACCGATGAGGAGATAGAAAAGCAGAACCGGCACAACCGCGCTTTTGAGGCGCCCCGACTAGAACAGGAACTTGTGGATCTCTACTTCCGAAAGCCAACGGAGGCGGAGACAGGGGAGTTCGTGTCCATAGCCAGAGCGATGCAGATCATCAGTTGCAACATCTCCCAGAAGCTGAGCAGCACCAAGCTGGGCAGAGCTTTCAATGATCTCGGATTCGAAAAGATGCGCACCACCTACAACCGTGGTTACAGGGCGATTATCCGTACTGCCGAGGAAATCAAGGCATACCAGGTATCCCTCTGCATCAACTCGCAGCATTCCGATGATGATGCCCCGTTCTAG
- a CDS encoding DUF4248 domain-containing protein, translating into MDLRSYTKQELALLYFPDATPAVASAHLMRWIQRIPDLLQKLAATGYGKNCKEFTPMQVSYILYFLGEP; encoded by the coding sequence ATGGATTTAAGAAGTTATACCAAGCAAGAGCTAGCTCTTCTGTATTTTCCCGATGCTACTCCAGCGGTAGCCAGTGCTCACCTGATGCGATGGATCCAGCGCATCCCCGACCTTCTCCAGAAGCTCGCCGCCACCGGTTACGGCAAGAACTGCAAGGAGTTCACCCCGATGCAAGTCTCCTACATCCTCTACTTCCTCGGTGAACCCTAA